In Lactuca sativa cultivar Salinas chromosome 5, Lsat_Salinas_v11, whole genome shotgun sequence, the DNA window ATAACCAACAAGATCTTCGTAATtcataaacattaaaaatgaatattcaagATCAAGTAATATAACTTAATTGTTGATTACATAAGTTAATAAAAACAAGGAAAACTTTAGGTTAAAAATGTTTATCTTAGAATTCTTACTAACATGCAATTTGCATTGTGTTGATGCATGCATACAAATGTACAAAATAAAGCCTAAAGTAATTTCCTTGTAGATTATAATCCTTTATTTCATTCAACTTGTTGGACATGAGTTATTAAACGAATGTAGTTTTTAATTATAGTTTCTTCATCTTGTTGGATATAACCAATGTATTTTATTGGATTTAACTGTGTTGGATATAATCGATGTATAGACAGCTGTTATGCTTGTGGTTGTGGTCTAGATTATTACTCTTCCGTCTGCCACCTTAAAATCCATGTCTACTGTATAGAAACACACTTCTACAGTAATATATGGGTTAATGACCTATTTATCCAATAAATACTTATATATTTGATCAAATTTACTAATTTAGGAAAGCATGGATATTAGTATATATACATATCTATTGTACCTTAGTGTTTGGTTTATGTAAGCCCATTTATATAAACGGCCCAACCCACAGTTAGTATATTGTTGAGGAATGTGAAATTGTGAATGAATATCATTTATGAGAAAATACATTGCATGGTATCAGAACTGTAATTAATTTGttctattttcttttttaatcATCGATCATGTTTCTCTCTCCTATCTTCATCTTTCTCACCTGAATTCTTCCCCCCTCATTGTACAACCTTAGCAGACCATACATCCATGACGACTTTCTAGGATTACTATGAAAAAACAATGGAATTAGTTAGCATGAAATCATACGTCCTTTATGTTAGATATGGGCTAACTATTGTGGTGCGTGGCTCAAGCTATTTTAGACCCACTGTTTTTTTTTTGATGTCTTCAACTATGGGCCTCAAAGAAGCCTACTATCAAATATAGGAAAATATGCATGGTTACTATTAGATAGATATAAAAATCATTTTGTTTCATTAATTGGTACAATAGATCAAAAAAATCCACATGGGCGCATATAgtgattataaaaaaaaatccacATCGTTGTATATTAGGTATAAATTGAAAcaacatatatatttattattataataattatactTCAAATATACCAAAAATTCTTGGTTCTCTCTAAGATCCACAACTTTGCCTATATATGTAGATGTCAAAACATTTGTTTTGACTGTGTCTATATATAGAAACGAACTTATATTATGATGATATAATCAATGAGTTAATGATTTATTTATGGAATGAACttacatatttttataaaattactcATCCAAATGGATTTATTTCAACTTACATAATCCATCTTCTAATTTGTCACCagatttttacaatttttttaatgcacgaatttataaaaaataaaaaataaaaacattttgaTTTACAAATTGAATTGTATCATAGCGACATAAATAAatccatttcattaattaaatgaaaacatGTACTTCatttacatataaatataataaatctATAACTTATCCTGGATATTTTACTATAATTATATTTTTCTTACACTTCAAAAGTACCTAAACGAGATCTCGTTTTTTAGACTAACCGGTATACGTAGCACGAGCTGGACCGTGGTCTAGTTGGCCACGAACCACGGCCGTGCACACCACCCCGGTGGTTCGTGGTGGGTCGTGGTCGTGGCCTTCCGTGTCCCGGACAACGGGCGTAAACGACCAATGAGCTCCGATGCAAGAATTTGACCGTTTGTTTCGTTTCTTTTTTGTGTAGCCGTTCAACAACGGctagatttataaaaaaaaataataataataaaataaacaatttatttACCTATAAATACCATATTTTTACTCCTTATTTTTTACaccattcttttctttctctataCACAAACTACACACTACATCTTCACAACCAAAATTCATGGATCCCAACCAAAATACCCCTCCAAACTACCAAAATCGCAAACCCGATAACGCTTTTGCGTTAGATATAACACCTCAACAATTCCCGACTATGGAGTCACCTCAAGGTGGTTTTATCAATCTACTTCAAAGTGGTTCCCCTATCCAACAAACACCACTTTTCTAACAACAATATCAACCTTTTCCGGCTTTCCAACAACAATAAATGAACAACAATaccaacaatttcaacaattccaacaactacaacaactccaacaacaatcgtcacaacaacaacaaccaccaattTCACAACCACCAAGCTCACAACCACCACTTTCGCCGGATTTTGTTCTGGAAACGcaaccttcaccaccacctcaaccaaaaaagaaaaaaggaaaaaaaaaaaacggccCGACCCACTACCAACCAAGAAAGGGTCCCAtggacaaaagaagaagaagaaaagttagCGGAGGCATGGGTGACGGCTTCCGAAGATCCAATTGTAGGAGATAGCCAGACTTACGGAAGTTTTTGGGAAAAAGTCCGAGCCATTTTTTACGAGTTAATGGAAAGTCAAACTCGAAATGCCGATCAAATTACGTCGAAATGGCGAGATATTCGACTAAAATGCACCGATTTTGGAGGAATCTACAACAATCTCCTAAACATACGCAAAAGCTGCTCGAACGATTTTGATGTATTCAAGGCGGCCATGGACCAATATGAAAAAACAACGCCTACACGAAAAGCTTTTCCGTATATGAAACCGTGGCTAAAATTGAAAGACTCCCCAAAATGGAAAGAACAAACGGAAGGAAGTTCCCAATCTTCCGGTTCAAAGCGTTCGAGAAACTCCGATGAAACTTCTCAACAATCGGACGGCCGAACACACATCGACATCAACGACGATCCGATAGATCTTGAAACCGACCAACCTCTTCCTCGGCCCGTTggaagaaataaaacaaaaaaagcgGCGTCAACATCTTCGAATTCTAGTGTTATGGATATGTTCGGCGATAAATTTGATCGATATGTGCAGCTTCAAGAAACGAAGGCCGAGGTGATGACTCGGATGGAACAAAAAATGATCGAAGCACAAACATCATTTCAAGAGGCACAAGAGACACTCCAAACAAGAACCGATATGGAAACCTTGAAAATGAAAACAGACGACCTTGAGAGCGAAGACTTTGAACTTTTCCAAGCAATGAAAGAGTCGGTTCGAGCCCGACGTAAGCATAGGGGGTAGTTTATTTTATgtatggttggaatttttagtttttttaatgtttttttttttaatttttttttaaattaactaatgtaatttttattttgattgttatttttattttattttttaatttcaattaatttagtttttatttaatgtaatttggtattttaatttaatggaaaaaataatattaaaaaaatgtttttaatgtatttttgaattaaatttaaataaaaaaatgaggtgGAGTGGTGTGTTTAGTGGTAAGTATCCCATGTATGTGATAGTGGAATGTGGTGCTGATGTGACACCCACCACATATATAGTATGTGGTGGGTATAACAGATGGCCTTAGACTCGCCTTAACGGCTTCTATCCTGCTTTAACGTATGTATCTTCAACCCCGAATTTGTTATATATCTCCACACTCAAGGATATGTCTTAAAATAGTAAAATATGATCACAAGTTAAATCTAATTTTTAACTTATATGATATTCTAAATAGCTTAAAAAATAACTTTTATAAATTACTTTGTAAAGTACTACTAACTAACTAACCTATAAATTAGCTTTACTAGCTTATAAAGTAGCCTATGCACCCCCAATCACATTGTTACTCATTTTTCGAAATTAGAAATTTGTGAACTGATTTCAAGGATTTTTTGgagaaacataaaaatataaacttgaattctcattaaaaaaaaaaaaaaaaaaaaaaaaaaaaaaaaaaaaaaaaaactaaaatgctAATTTATTAAGATGACATAAGTCACATAACCATTTAAATCATGGTCGAATTAAAGCAGGTTCCACAACCAACCAAAAGCCGATCCTACCACTAATCCAACAACCAAAGACGTTTCCATAGCAATCCCAACAACCTCCGACTCCTCCACCGGAACCGACTTCGGCGCAAGAATCATAAGTACACTCGTTAGATACCCATTGCTCACACCAAGCATCAATGTCAGAACGATCACCGGAACTTCACTACCCATCCATTTTGGTCCATGTATACACCCCATAAACAACGGATAAAACACCACCCTCGCCATACAACACCATATCGCCCCCTTACTCCGCCGTGGCAAATATATCGCCGTCAAACACTTCCCCAAAAAATCACCAACATTAAACGTTGTAATCAGAATTATAGGATACCAATCCTTGAAATAATCGGAACTAACGTTTTCACTCAAGTAACCTGGGAATATCGACAACGAGACTATGTAGATCACAAGCCCCGCCGTCACGAACCACCGGATCTTCTTCACCACCACACAAAAATGTGTCCCGATTGCCATGTGTCCGGTGGCTTCATTCCGGGATTTGTTCCTGTAGTATCGTATCACCGGCAGTTTGTCCAACACGTTGGTGCAGATGACGCAGATGAGTACGATGAGAGCACTGAACACGAAGTAGATCTGTGTGCTTGTTCGGAGTCCCTTTTGAGTGTGGGGAAGTGACGCTTTTGTAATAACCCTCAATATTGAAACCATAAGAcctgaaataaaataaaaaaaaaacaacaaagaattatatatatagtGATAATGAAATCGGATAAGGGTGATTTTAGGAATGAGATAGCATACCGGCGGTGGCATTGCCGGCGAAAACAGCTTGCATGTAGCGTCCAGGGAGTTCACCGGTGGCTCCGACTAAACTTCCGCCCACCAGACCGTCGGCTAAGCCGCTGACCATTACCATTGAAACAAGGACCACAAATGCGACATTTGATCCTATTTCGGATTGATTCCCGTGATCGATCCAGTCGGTCACCGGCGCCACCATGAGAGCTGAAATAAACAAAGCCTGACCTACATTCATCCTGGTTCTCACCGACGGCAGCTGAATCCGGCATGATTTGGGCCAACAGAGAAGGGTGAGAAGCACGGTGACGGCGGCGCTCATGTAACCAACGGAGAAAACCTTGTTGATGTGTTTGGTGGGGTAAAGGTACTGGAAGTAGTCGACGGCGGTGATGAAAGCGTTCCATGGAACTAAATAGCCGGCACCAAGAAAGAAATGGATCATGTATGCGATCTGGTAGGTGTCTTTTGGCTCCACGTCGTGTATCTTGTTGGGGTTCATGTCGACCTTTAAGTTTAGACTCTCCATTCCGGCAGGCGGAGATAGGTGCGCCGACCACCGTCTGGACAGGACTGTCGGAGTACGCGAAAATAGAGAGCAGTACTATCCATGACTGGATTTCTTCTGAACTTATAGACTGATTTTGCATGATTTCATGTTCGCCAGAATATGCCACGTGGATATGCTGAAGAAAGACAAATATTCGACCGATTTTTCATTTTGAAACAAATGGCGTAAGGTTTTAAGTGTTCAAGATGTATGCAACTTCTTGTTGCTGCTCACATTTATTTGGGTGAATGATTTTCAAAATCACTTTATGATATCGCATATATAATTAGTGTGAATGTGATAGAATAAATTTTGGATTATAGTATTATTAACATTATATATAGTGATAAAATAATCACGTATTATAgtgtttaattataaaatgactgagacatttttgttaaaaaaaaaaatatgagtcTTCGAGAATTGAAGTGTCTTTGTCATGAGTTTTTGGGAgcttttattattgtgtttaaaataactaaaagtaAAGAACAAAATTTGTTACTTAATACAagttttaactttttattttaaACAGAAATTTATAATCTAAAAATTACGTAAGTAGTTTGAGCAAAGTTGTCAAGATCGAGATCCTACCTAAAAACGTTTTTGAGTTTGCAAGATCGGGATCCAGGtcctaagatcccacaaaataaaatataattttaatttataatatctaatcatgaaaaatatttcgagcatttaatttttcgttcaaaagttataaaaacttcaaaatagtAGTCATATGTCacaataaaaaatgataaatgatAGATTGGTAAAGGATAAAAGACATAAAGGGATAAAAAAAATCTCTTttgcaaaacaaaaaaaaaacaagggaatgtaggatcggatcggatctcgatcctacgatcctacCTACGATCTTGCAATCTTACCAGCGATTCTACCCCAAATACGATCTTTTTTACGATCCGGATCGTTTTTCATACctaggatcgtaggatcgtacgatcctacgatcagGATTGCGATTTTGACAACCATGGTTTTGAGAGTTCTTTAGCTTTTATCTTttctattttatatattttttaaatgacAATTATCTGTGTAGAATACTCTacacaaataaaaataagacaaaacttcaaaaatggtccctgtggttttcgaaaatatcaaatttagtccttaagttcaaaaaacctcacagacggtccttgtggtttcaaaacttttaacaaatgacCCTTTTCGCTAACTTCGTTAACATTTAGCTGTTAAGTGAAGGACATTTATGTCATTTCACAACCACAacgaccatttatgaagttttgtcttaattttaaaaaaataaaaaaataaatataattatttaatattaaacaccctcccccccccccccccttctctctctctacaaaaaaCCTACCCACCCATCGTTGTTACTGAATCCGCTTTTCAAGCCCTCCAATCATTCAAACAAGAACTCATTGACCCAAATGGGTTCTTGAAAAGCCGGAACAATAGCGGATATGGAGCTTGTTCTGGAAGATGGAAAGGAATCAAATGTGCTGAAGGTCAAGTTATCGTGATTCAACTTCCATGGAGAGGATTAGGTGGTCGAATCACAccgaaaatttgtcaatttcaAGCTCTCAGAAAGCTTAGCCTCCATCATAACACCATTGAAGGTTCGATTCCGAAGGAATTAGGTTTCCTTCCGAATCTCAAAGGACGTCATTTGTTTAACAACAGTCAACAGGTTCATTGGTTCAATTCCTCCTACATTGGGTTCATGTCCATTGCTTCAAACTATTGATTTGAGTAATGATTCTTTGGtgggtgttgatgggttttagccataagaacatcttatgtgctcatacaaaccctaatgcttagatctaggtttctctattgtacatgcaattcatccaagactataaaccctagatctagcatatgataatcaatataacatataaattagggtttagatcataccttgattgttatgcagcaataacaatctcaaatcctccttgtaatgactttagaaagcttagagtcacaaatgtcactcctctaatggttcacaaacaccaagagcaagaggatgaaaaaGATAAGAGAAgcaggctgcccaaaacgtgtggaaaccctagaagacaagttcaccacgtttttggggcataagggtgatgggttttggtcctaagaacatcctatgtgctcatacaaaccctaatgcttggatctaggtttctctattgtacatgcaagttatccaagactataaaccctaattctagcatacaagtaatcatattaacatgagaataggtttataatattaccttgattgttatgtagcaataacaatcccaaatctccttgtattgactttggaaggcttagagtcacaagtgtcactcctctaatggttcacaaacaccataagcaagaggatgaagacgagagcggttagaggctgcccaaaaccatgtgaaaccctagaaggttgcttgtccatgtttttggtccttaaggggtctatatatagtgaggcaattagggttatctaacaagaaaaccctaattttgttgcttaagccctaagcaacccatggagccctttccttaaagccttggacgatttcatatgggcttcccccatagaattcgtccaccttataataaaaggcaatccatggcccaaattgcaattatcttataattacaattccagtcccttaagtttaattaatctattttagtcacaaaactaattaccaattaattattgactaatattaattaaacaatatgatttctcctttaatatattactctcataatatattaataaatcatatttaatcatttctcttcataattcatcctatcaagttgctttggtgaaggcaacccaaaaggaccatgcaccatcgggtcaagtacataccaaaatagttatggacttagacactaatccaacagtctcccacttggataagtctaataactatgctgcgtatgacttcagatcctgatctgcaatcgtagctttccaaagccgctgtcaactctgatcctatcagatacgcgtgtcctttagataagggatcatatattcctccattctagatatcgtatgagacatgatttcaaatcattctctttgtactatatctcgatttccgatttatgacgactgactaattgaccaaatcaaattagccctagccaggccgagcatttacgtttgtcatcactaaatcatcgaggggcccaaagatatcgcttttatcctactttggataaaaggaacggataaactttgatacaatgcttgcttgcactcactcaccgaatcacacacaacaatatgttttataataccaagttactagtgcgtttacatattatcaatgtgcaaccgattcgcaagatacaactcacacatctcggtttcaagaatataagatgttattgtctcaccaatcactcgtgatacaattcatagagtgatccaagtgagcgtcggtttaatctaatgctcaaattcatattcataagcactcatgaacgttgcagcaaacatttgcttatgtctaatactcttttagacaatccacacaccaattcacgacagtcttcattcatatctacttccaacatatgaacgactgtggcccgttcgaataattcgattattcttaataaattcaattattctggaagtcaaaacatgcaaatgtgaaacacaagaataatactaatcccatatggcctcaaacctttgagtataaataaaactcctattatttatcaccatatcgattactcattatttgtcattttgggtaatcaacttcttacttgaattattacacttgtcccatgctcctagcatgcacacgatgtttacctatggttcttactttgtgaaatagatcacattgaacacatttccaatcattctcatttcacaactccaaatcctttttcataagtgtgagaatatcaaattcttgttacttataaaatatgctagattctaacattctatgcaatgatccttttataatgtcactgcaccaaagtcacaaagactactgccaatgatattacaaagtcgtCTATCGTACATTATTACAAgataattccttagatatgatgtctctcactcaaagtacattcctttgaacatccttttgcataaaagtttctaatctagacatagattttcaatattcaattcccaatatggacacgcttccatattttccatatgacaactcattcttaatagaatcttatctattcgtaatgatgtcgatacggtccatctaatatggaaacatttccataattcccatatgacaactcattcttaatggaatcttttctataataatgttgatatggtccattcaataccatgcttccaactactcacaagcaaccaatcttcgtcaaactttggattgtcctttgatagttgtttaattattttagtcaaaaccgattctattcccttttccctctaaatgcgctagacatttggaaaattttagaatggtcaaatattaaagcatttgcaatcgatcctatactcgaagcgtatgggacacgatgcataatgttttattagctatgttctcaaaattcgaattacgaagaggaatgtcgtaatcataatcgaaattttaagaacacactatgtacctttgaccaaatttattaacatttctcaacctaatcctctagatttgaaatgaagcataatattctctcccttaattatagcaaaacaactttacaacccttacgactttgcaaggtataactcttgttttctataattaatattgccaacttgcaatactttccataataatcatacaatcataactcttatgctcccactatcatgatgattactataaaacataacacttatgctcccactagcttcgacatgtattcataaacatcttaactttcagaaaaacaatacctattgaatttcttaagtccatgtttctaatacttaatgctttgataatcttttatcaaaacttcttgaacttatacaccttttccttagatagttcatatgtgtgtgtaaacaattgtcaaacctcacaattcaaattatggaaaggg includes these proteins:
- the LOC111910202 gene encoding equilibrative nucleotide transporter 8, which gives rise to MESLNLKVDMNPNKIHDVEPKDTYQIAYMIHFFLGAGYLVPWNAFITAVDYFQYLYPTKHINKVFSVGYMSAAVTVLLTLLCWPKSCRIQLPSVRTRMNVGQALFISALMVAPVTDWIDHGNQSEIGSNVAFVVLVSMVMVSGLADGLVGGSLVGATGELPGRYMQAVFAGNATAGLMVSILRVITKASLPHTQKGLRTSTQIYFVFSALIVLICVICTNVLDKLPVIRYYRNKSRNEATGHMAIGTHFCVVVKKIRWFVTAGLVIYIVSLSIFPGYLSENVSSDYFKDWYPIILITTFNVGDFLGKCLTAIYLPRRSKGAIWCCMARVVFYPLFMGCIHGPKWMGSEVPVIVLTLMLGVSNGYLTSVLMILAPKSVPVEESEVVGIAMETSLVVGLVVGSAFGWLWNLL